The DNA segment GCGACAATGCGATGACGAGAAAGTACCGCGCCTGGCGCGAGCCCCACGTTGTTTGCGGTGCAGCATGGAAACGCCTGCGCTTGCCTGCAAGATGCCGCCACGCCGCGTTCGCGTGCGCCTTCCGTCCACGTGCCACCAGGAACTTCTGCATGACCGCCAAGCCGCGCCTGTCCTTCTGGCAGATCTGGAACATGTCGTTCGGCTTCCTCGGCATCCAGTTCGGCTTCGCGCTGCAGGGCGGCTTCATGTCCCGCATCTTCCAGACGCTGGGCGCGGAGAAGGACGCGTTGCCGCTGCTGTGGATCGCCGCACCCCTGACCGGCCTGCTGGTTCAGCCGATCATCGGCTATCTCAGCGACCGCACGTGGCACCCACGCCTCGGGCGCCGCCGGCCCTTCTTCCTGATCGGCGCCATCCTCAGCTCCATCGCGCTGGTGTTCATGCCGCACTCGCCCACGCTGTGGATCGCGGCCGGCCTGCTGTGGGTGCTGGACGCCAGCATCAACATCAGCATGGAACCCTTCCGCGCGCTGGTGGCCGACAAGCTGCCCGAGGAGCAGCGCTCGTTCGGTTTCGTGCTGCAGACGCTGATCATCGGCGTGGGCACCTGGGTGGCCAGCAACCTGCCCTGGTTCATCACCCAGCTCGGCGTGCCGAACGAAGCCGGTCCTGGTGTGGTGCCGCCCTCGGTGAAAGTGGCGTTCGCCATCGGTGCGTTCGTGTTCATGGCCAGCATCCTGGTGACCATCCTCACCACGCCCGAGTACCCACCGGACGATCTGGAACGGTTCCGTGACGCCCAGAAGCGCCGTGGCAACTTCGCCGGCGAGATCGTCCACCACGTCGTCCACATGCCCGCGCAGATGCTCCGCCTGGGCTTGGTGCAGTTCTTCAGCTGGCTCGCGTTTTTCGCGATGTGGAGCATGGCTACGCCGGGCCTGACCGAGCATGTGTTCAAGGCGCCCGCTCCCGACCCCGCCGCCTTCGACATGGCGGTGCCCGCGCAGGCCAACGCCTTCCAGTCGGCCAACGCGGCGTTCCAGAACGCGGCGGACCTGGTGGGGTCGTACATGGGCTACTACGGGTTGTCGTCGATGCTGGTCGCTCTCCTGTTGAGCTTTTATGCGGCGCGTTTCCCGCTCAACCGCAAGGCGGTGCACGCCGCTTCGCTGATCCTCGGCGGCATCGGCTTCCTGTCGATGTGGTTCGTGCCCAGCCCGGCGTGGTTGATCGGCTCGTTCGCGCTCGTTGGCGTTGCCTGGGCCAGCATCCTGTCGATGCCGTACGCGCTGCTGTCCAGCCACGTGCCGGCGGAGAAGATGGGCATCTACATGGGCATCTTCAACATGTTCATCGTGATTCCGCAGATCGTGGCCGCCACGCTGCTCGGCCCGTCGCTGCGCACGTTCTTCGCCAACGAGTCCATCTTCGCCCTGGTCATCAGCGGCACCAGCCTGCTGCTCGCCGCCGCGGCGCTGGTCTTCGTACGCGAACCCTCGCATGCCTCCACCCCCCTTTCCTCGCAGGCGCATTGATGAAGCACGCCCACCGCTCTCTCGCTCTGACGCTCGCTGCGCTTGTGGCGCCCGCATCGGCGCTGGCCGTCGTCCCGGTGGACGAGGTCTACGGGACCGCCGAGCCATTCGCGAAGGAAGCGGTCTACTTCGTGCTGACCGACCGCTTCGTCAACGGCGATACGTCGAACGATCACCGCGACCAGGGTGGCAAGAACGCCACCTTCGACCGTCCCACGCCGGGCGCACCGGAAGGCCAGACCGACAACGTCGGCTACCTCGGCGGTGACTTCAAGGGCGTGCTGGACAACGCCGGCTACATCCGCGACCTCGGTTTCACCTCCGTGTGGATCACGCCGATCATCGACAACCCGGACGAAGCCTTCACCGGCGGCGAAGAAGTGAAATGGGCCGGGATGTTCACCGACCGCGGCAAGACCGGCTACCACGGCTACTGGGGCATCAACTTCTACAGGCTGGACGAACACCTGCCCAGCGACGGACTGGATTTCGCCGGCTTCACCCGCGCCATGAAGGATCAGAAGCTCGACGTGGTGCTGGACATCGTCGGCAACCACGGCTCGCCCGCGTACTCGATGCCGAAGATGCAGCCGCAGTACGGCAAGGTGTGGGACAAGGACGGCAAGCTGATAGCCGACCATCAGAACCTCGACCCGGACAAGCTGGACCCGCGTCGCAAGCCGATGCACGCCTTCTACAACACAGGCGGTGGCCTGGCACAGCTGTCCGACTTCAACGAGAACAACCCGGCGGTGATGGAGTACCTGGTCGGCGCGTACGAGCAGTGGATCGACCAGGGCGCGGCCGCGTTCCGCGTGGATACCATCGCCTGGATGCCGCACGCGTTCTGGAAGGAATTCGCCGACCGCATCCGCGCGAAGAAGCCGGGCTTCTTCATGTTCGGCGAGAACTTCAACTACGACGCCGCCAGCATCGCCGGCCATACCTGGGCCCGCAACGGCAGCTACAGCGTGCTGGACTTCCCGCTGAAGGGGAAGCTGACCGAGGTGTTCGAGAAGGCCGGCACCAGTTACGAGGAGATCGGCAAGGCGCTGTACCTGGAGGATGGCCCGTACGCGAATCCGTACGAGCTGATGACCTTCTACGACAATCACGACATGGCGCGCATGAACGCCAGCGACGCGGGCTTCATCGACGCGCACAACTGGTTGTTCACCGCACGCGGCATCCCGGTGGTCTATTACGGATCGGAGATCGGTTTCGAACGTGGCCGCGCCGAGCATGCGGGCAACCGCAACTACTTCGGCCAGGAGCGCATCGACGCGGCGCCGAAGAGCCCGATCTTCGCGCCGCTCAAGCGCATCGCGCAGCTGCGACGCGACACGCCGGCCCTGCAGCGCGGCCTGCAGCTCAACGTGCGCCTGAAGGGCGACCAGGCGATCTTCTACCGCGTGCTCCAGCATGGAGGAACCACCCAGACCGCACTGGTGCTGCTCAACAAGGCGGACACCCCCGCGAAGCTGTCGGTCTCCGACCACCTGGAACCGGGCCAATGGCGCGATGCGTTCACCGGCAAGAAACAACGGGTTCGCAACCGCCTCCAGGCCGAGGTGCCGGCGCACGGCGTGCGGGTGTTCCTGCTGGACGCACCGATCACCCGCGCCGACACCCGCGCGCGCTTGGCGGAGCTGATGGCGCGCAAGGCGCCGAAGGCGGATTGAACGGGGCTTACTTCGCCGCCGTCGATCCGCGTAGTGCCAGCCTGACCGGGATCGTCTGACTCTCGGCAGGCTCGCCGTTGATCAGGGCCAGCAGGGTCTCGACCAGCAAGGCGCCCGCCAGCTTGGTGTCCTGCTGCACGGTGGAAAGACCGGGATTGACGAAGCTGGCCAGCGGGATGTCGTCGAAGCCGGCGACCGCGACATCCTCGGGGACACGCAGGCCGCGCTCGAGCAAGGCTTTCATGGCACCGACGGCGATCAGGTCGCTGGCCGCGAAGATCGCATCGAACGGTACGCCGCGCGCCAGCAGTTCGATCGCCGCTTCGTGGCCGGACTGTTCGGTGGTGATCGCGTCCACCTGCAGCGCGGGGTCCGTTACCAAGCCTGCGGTTTCGAGCGCCTGACGATGGCCGAGGTAGCGCTCGAAGAACTCCGGATAGTGGTTGGATGCATGGCCGAGGAAGGCGATGCGGCGACGGCCTTGTGCGACCAGGTGCGCGGTGATGTCGTGGCCGCCCTGCGTGTTGTCGCAGCCGATCGACACGCCCGGCGTATCCGGCTGCACGGCCCCCCAGCGCACGAAATGCGTGCCCTGCTCCACCAGGCGCTCCAGCCGGCTGCGCGATTCCAGATAGTCGCCATAACCGAGCAGGATGATGCCGTCGGCCTTCTTGCTGTCCTCGTAATCCGCCTGCCAGTCGTTGGACAGCTGCTGGAACGAGATCAGCAGGTCGTAGCCGCGCAGCGCGCAGGCGCGGGTGATGCTGCCCAGCATCGACAGAAAGAACGGGTTGATCGCCGATTCGTCCGGCGTCGGGTCTTCGAAGAACAGCAGCGCGAGCGTGCCGGAGTGTTGGCGACGCAGGTTGGAGGCGTTCTTGTCGACCTTGTAGTTCAGCTGCTCGGCGATCGCCAGGATGCGCTTGCGCGTTTCCTCGTTGACCATCGGGCTGCCGCGCAGCGCGCGAGAGACGGTGGGCTGGGACACGCCCGCCAGGTGGGCGATGTCCAGCGAAGTGGCCTTCCCCTTGATGGGCGCGATCACGGACGGGTTCGTATACGGACGGAACGGAACCCGATAATGACACGCCCCCGGCGGGGCTTCACCCCGCAGCGGCGACGGAAGCGGTTACAGCGACTCAGGCACCGGGCGTCCGGGCCGTGCCGTGCAGTTGCACGCCGTCGGCGTCGGTGATGCTCACGGAGACGTCGATGCCGTGGCGCACACTTTCGGTGACCACGCAGAAATTCTCGAACTGGGCCAGGATGCGTTCCAGCGACGCATGCGCCGCGCCCGCTTCCGCAAGCCGGATATCGGCGTGGATATGGCCCACCCGCAACCTGCCCTGTTCGTTGCGCGCCAGCTCCGCGGTGGCATGCGTCACCAGCTTGCCCGGGGTGTTCTTGAACTTGCGCAATGCGAACAGCAGGCTCGCCGACAGGCAATTCGCCACGGCGGA comes from the Pseudoxanthomonas sp. YR558 genome and includes:
- a CDS encoding LacI family DNA-binding transcriptional regulator, producing MAPIKGKATSLDIAHLAGVSQPTVSRALRGSPMVNEETRKRILAIAEQLNYKVDKNASNLRRQHSGTLALLFFEDPTPDESAINPFFLSMLGSITRACALRGYDLLISFQQLSNDWQADYEDSKKADGIILLGYGDYLESRSRLERLVEQGTHFVRWGAVQPDTPGVSIGCDNTQGGHDITAHLVAQGRRRIAFLGHASNHYPEFFERYLGHRQALETAGLVTDPALQVDAITTEQSGHEAAIELLARGVPFDAIFAASDLIAVGAMKALLERGLRVPEDVAVAGFDDIPLASFVNPGLSTVQQDTKLAGALLVETLLALINGEPAESQTIPVRLALRGSTAAK
- a CDS encoding OsmC family protein; protein product: MSDTQRISLTLEQEEDYAFRIRFDETTIADLMTDESAPLGKGEGPNPTRLLLSAVANCLSASLLFALRKFKNTPGKLVTHATAELARNEQGRLRVGHIHADIRLAEAGAAHASLERILAQFENFCVVTESVRHGIDVSVSITDADGVQLHGTARTPGA
- a CDS encoding alpha-amylase family glycosyl hydrolase; this encodes MKHAHRSLALTLAALVAPASALAVVPVDEVYGTAEPFAKEAVYFVLTDRFVNGDTSNDHRDQGGKNATFDRPTPGAPEGQTDNVGYLGGDFKGVLDNAGYIRDLGFTSVWITPIIDNPDEAFTGGEEVKWAGMFTDRGKTGYHGYWGINFYRLDEHLPSDGLDFAGFTRAMKDQKLDVVLDIVGNHGSPAYSMPKMQPQYGKVWDKDGKLIADHQNLDPDKLDPRRKPMHAFYNTGGGLAQLSDFNENNPAVMEYLVGAYEQWIDQGAAAFRVDTIAWMPHAFWKEFADRIRAKKPGFFMFGENFNYDAASIAGHTWARNGSYSVLDFPLKGKLTEVFEKAGTSYEEIGKALYLEDGPYANPYELMTFYDNHDMARMNASDAGFIDAHNWLFTARGIPVVYYGSEIGFERGRAEHAGNRNYFGQERIDAAPKSPIFAPLKRIAQLRRDTPALQRGLQLNVRLKGDQAIFYRVLQHGGTTQTALVLLNKADTPAKLSVSDHLEPGQWRDAFTGKKQRVRNRLQAEVPAHGVRVFLLDAPITRADTRARLAELMARKAPKAD
- a CDS encoding MFS transporter, whose translation is MTAKPRLSFWQIWNMSFGFLGIQFGFALQGGFMSRIFQTLGAEKDALPLLWIAAPLTGLLVQPIIGYLSDRTWHPRLGRRRPFFLIGAILSSIALVFMPHSPTLWIAAGLLWVLDASINISMEPFRALVADKLPEEQRSFGFVLQTLIIGVGTWVASNLPWFITQLGVPNEAGPGVVPPSVKVAFAIGAFVFMASILVTILTTPEYPPDDLERFRDAQKRRGNFAGEIVHHVVHMPAQMLRLGLVQFFSWLAFFAMWSMATPGLTEHVFKAPAPDPAAFDMAVPAQANAFQSANAAFQNAADLVGSYMGYYGLSSMLVALLLSFYAARFPLNRKAVHAASLILGGIGFLSMWFVPSPAWLIGSFALVGVAWASILSMPYALLSSHVPAEKMGIYMGIFNMFIVIPQIVAATLLGPSLRTFFANESIFALVISGTSLLLAAAALVFVREPSHASTPLSSQAH